A single Pseudodesulfovibrio aespoeensis Aspo-2 DNA region contains:
- a CDS encoding tetratricopeptide repeat protein, with translation MEDARIHTGADGRTADARRGCTGLDNPDEPLKCVFSTVSEIKVGTGTTAKKQRSKLLWYVQQCGFDQFGVRKINPQFVPVGDERIIDQEALLTSYTPEVEIHNTRVEPAMIALKKTIVKGDKHREKGEPLSAEMEYAKALDVDETNVRAIFGLGLVYLGRSDKKNSRTVFEQLLGLHAAFSEEHKHLFNEFGIQLRKSGLFDEAVQYYSRAVELTEADENLYYNLARAFYEKNDWEHSVEFAARSLSIKPDHDHSLNLCKVAVALAGNDDLRARYGKPPVPDAVARKAGRCAGIEPGADEMTIEISPAGVDGRLSSSSLMMELEQEK, from the coding sequence ATGGAGGATGCACGGATACATACCGGCGCGGATGGCCGCACGGCTGACGCAAGGCGGGGTTGCACCGGGCTCGACAACCCGGACGAGCCGCTGAAGTGCGTGTTTTCCACTGTGTCCGAGATCAAGGTGGGCACCGGCACCACGGCCAAAAAGCAGCGCAGCAAGCTGTTGTGGTATGTGCAGCAGTGCGGGTTCGACCAGTTCGGGGTGCGCAAGATCAATCCCCAGTTCGTGCCTGTGGGCGACGAGAGGATCATCGACCAGGAAGCGTTGCTGACCAGCTACACGCCCGAGGTGGAGATCCACAACACCCGCGTGGAACCTGCAATGATCGCCTTGAAAAAGACCATCGTCAAGGGCGACAAACACCGCGAAAAGGGCGAGCCGCTCTCTGCCGAGATGGAGTACGCCAAGGCGCTGGACGTGGACGAGACCAACGTGCGGGCCATCTTCGGCCTTGGGCTGGTCTATCTGGGGCGCAGCGACAAGAAAAATTCGCGCACCGTCTTCGAACAGCTGCTCGGCCTGCACGCGGCATTTTCCGAGGAGCACAAGCACTTGTTCAACGAGTTCGGCATCCAACTGCGCAAGAGCGGGCTTTTTGACGAGGCGGTGCAATACTACTCGCGCGCAGTGGAGTTGACCGAGGCGGATGAGAACCTCTATTACAATCTTGCCCGCGCCTTCTACGAGAAGAACGACTGGGAGCACAGTGTCGAGTTCGCGGCCCGCTCCCTCTCGATCAAGCCCGACCACGACCACTCCCTGAACCTGTGCAAGGTCGCGGTGGCCCTGGCTGGCAACGATGACCTGCGGGCGCGCTACGGCAAGCCGCCGGTCCCGGACGCGGTGGCCCGAAAGGCCGGACGATGCGCGGGCATTGAGCCGGGGGCCGACGAGATGACCATAGAGATCAGCCCCGCCGGGGTGGATGGACGGCTGTCGTCGTCATCACTGATGATGGAACTGGAACAGGAGAAGTGA
- the hemC gene encoding hydroxymethylbilane synthase has protein sequence MKQLTIATRGSALALWQANHIKDRLEAEHPGLTVHLLKIKTKGDKILDVPLAKVGGKGLFVKEIEEALLDGRAQLAVHSMKDVPTELPEGLEVGVIPEREASTDSLLSVKYEGLAGLPRGAVVGTSSLRRQSQLATLRPDLKIESLRGNLDTRVRKLLAGEFDAIVVATAGLNRLELTAPKHEILGPPDFLPAVAQGALGIEYHSANAEVAAMLQFLNHEPSKRQVLAERGFLTGLDGGCQVPIAAWSVIDGERLRLTGFVADVDGSRPIRMTAEGPVDNAWDIGAALAEKVLAAGGKAILDEVYAREGR, from the coding sequence ATGAAACAGCTCACTATTGCCACCCGAGGCAGCGCGCTCGCCCTCTGGCAGGCCAATCACATCAAGGACCGCCTTGAGGCCGAGCATCCCGGCCTGACCGTCCACCTGCTCAAGATCAAGACCAAGGGCGACAAGATTCTCGACGTTCCGCTGGCAAAGGTCGGCGGCAAGGGGCTTTTCGTCAAGGAGATCGAGGAGGCGCTCCTGGATGGCCGCGCCCAGCTGGCGGTCCACTCCATGAAGGACGTGCCCACCGAGCTGCCCGAGGGGCTTGAGGTGGGCGTCATCCCCGAGCGCGAGGCGTCCACGGACTCCCTGCTCTCGGTCAAGTACGAAGGACTGGCCGGACTGCCGCGCGGAGCCGTGGTTGGCACTTCGAGCCTGCGCCGCCAGTCCCAGCTCGCCACCCTGCGGCCCGACCTGAAGATCGAATCCCTGCGCGGCAACCTCGACACCCGCGTCAGGAAGCTCCTGGCCGGCGAATTCGACGCCATCGTGGTGGCCACTGCGGGCCTCAACCGGCTCGAACTGACCGCGCCCAAGCATGAGATCCTCGGCCCGCCCGACTTCCTGCCCGCCGTGGCTCAGGGCGCGCTGGGCATCGAATACCACTCGGCCAATGCCGAGGTGGCGGCCATGCTCCAATTCCTGAACCACGAGCCGAGCAAGCGGCAGGTGCTGGCTGAACGCGGCTTTCTGACCGGCCTTGACGGCGGCTGCCAGGTGCCCATCGCGGCCTGGTCGGTCATCGACGGCGAGCGGCTGCGCCTGACCGGTTTCGTGGCCGACGTGGACGGCTCGCGCCCCATCCGCATGACCGCCGAAGGCCCTGTGGACAACGCCTGGGACATTGGCGCGGCCCTGGCCGAAAAGGTGCTGGCCGCAGGCGGCAAGGCGATCCTCGACGAGGTTTATGCCCGCGAGGGACGCTAG
- the lptE gene encoding LPS assembly lipoprotein LptE, whose product MPLLRIAPLMLLAILLLVLAACGYSVGGSGESVITPEYRTMAISGVDNPTTLAWLEPRVRELLRDELTRRGTVTWTDERSRADSLIHITIIKYYRPTAVEGSSDQTLRSNAIFRFSAEIKSATDGHSIWSSGEIGQDWPFYQGQEDEADAEVTSLGIRRLADRMEQNY is encoded by the coding sequence ATGCCCTTGCTCCGCATAGCCCCCTTGATGCTGCTCGCCATCCTGCTGCTCGTGCTCGCTGCCTGCGGCTATTCGGTGGGCGGCTCCGGGGAGTCCGTCATCACACCGGAGTACCGGACCATGGCCATCTCCGGCGTGGACAACCCGACCACCCTGGCCTGGCTCGAACCGCGCGTCCGCGAGCTGCTGCGCGACGAGCTGACCCGGCGCGGCACCGTCACCTGGACCGATGAGCGCAGCCGGGCCGACAGCCTCATCCACATCACCATCATCAAATACTACCGGCCCACGGCGGTCGAGGGCTCCAGCGACCAGACCCTGCGCTCCAACGCCATCTTCCGGTTCAGCGCGGAGATCAAGTCCGCCACGGACGGCCACAGCATCTGGAGTTCCGGCGAGATCGGCCAGGACTGGCCCTTTTATCAGGGCCAGGAGGACGAGGCCGACGCCGAGGTCACCAGCCTGGGCATCCGCAGGCTGGCCGACCGCATGGAACAGAACTACTAA
- the radC gene encoding RadC family protein, with protein MKETDAPHYLGHRQRLREKLLRDSRALADYEILELALAAIIPRRDTKPLAKLMIERFGSLKDALMARPDQLEAISGIGPAAVAHWALTQELFARMGEARTRSGAPLSDPAEVARAAMARIGSKGVEEFWAAFMDSKNRVIAWEQVSKGTVDATPVFPREIMVTALRLEAAALILAHNHPGGDPTPSREDLDLTRRIRDTAQGLGIRILDHIIVTDHEYYSFNEHGRL; from the coding sequence ATGAAAGAGACGGACGCACCGCACTATCTCGGCCACCGCCAGAGGCTCAGGGAGAAACTCCTCCGGGACAGCCGCGCCCTGGCCGACTATGAGATCCTGGAGCTGGCCCTGGCCGCCATCATCCCGCGCCGGGACACCAAGCCCCTGGCCAAGCTGATGATCGAGCGGTTCGGCTCGCTCAAGGACGCGCTCATGGCCCGGCCCGACCAGCTGGAAGCCATCAGCGGCATCGGCCCGGCAGCGGTGGCCCACTGGGCCTTGACCCAGGAGCTGTTCGCCCGCATGGGCGAGGCCCGCACCCGCAGCGGCGCGCCCCTGTCCGACCCGGCAGAGGTGGCCCGCGCGGCCATGGCCCGCATCGGCTCCAAGGGCGTGGAGGAATTCTGGGCCGCGTTCATGGACTCCAAGAACCGGGTCATCGCCTGGGAGCAGGTGAGCAAGGGCACGGTGGACGCCACCCCGGTCTTTCCCCGGGAGATCATGGTCACGGCCCTGCGCTTGGAGGCTGCGGCCCTGATCCTGGCCCACAACCACCCCGGCGGCGACCCGACCCCGTCCAGGGAGGACCTGGACCTGACCCGGCGAATCCGGGACACCGCCCAGGGGCTGGGCATCAGGATTCTGGACCACATCATCGTCACGGACCACGAGTATTACAGCTTCAACGAACACGGACGGCTTTGA
- the lon gene encoding endopeptidase La produces MSRKKNKSPVKPTRIRRITPDIDQKKTPERESGKPGKGSEELPDIIEALTGSPTPTTPFAEGDDASGPGPGDIPKVLPVLAVRDIVVFNYMILPLFVGRDKSVKAVDAALSGDRYILILTQKDETVDDPNPDELYATGTVGMIMRMLKMPDGRLKVLVQGLARARVKRFTASDPYHIAELEPLMEPEVGSLTSEQEALIRSSREQSERILSLRGISSQDIMSVLNNVNEPGRLADLIASNLRMKVEAAQRILECHDPIIRLELVNSQLLKEVEVASMQNKIQTMAKEGMDKAQRDFYLREQLKAIKRELGDDGDESEEMEELKQGVTKSGMPKDVMKECFKQLRRLETMHAESSEATVIRTYLDWMIDLPWKKLSRDRLDIKLAETILNEDHYDLEKVKERILEYLSVRKLNTRMKGPILCFSGPPGVGKTSLGRSIARSLGRKFHRMSLGGMRDEAEIRGHRRTYIGAMPGRIIQAIKQCGTRNPVIMLDEIDKLGSDFRGDPSSALLEVLDPEQNFSFTDHYLNVPFDLSKVMFICTANMLDSIPGPLRDRMEIIRIPGYTEQEKTAITRRYIIPRQIRENGLKESELAISDKLVAKVVREYTREAGLRNVEREIGTLCRKMARRKAEGEKGPFKITPQTLHTLLGPPHFLDDEKETALPPGVAVGLAWTPVGGEMLHIEVTTMPGKGQLILTGKLGDVMKESAQAALSIARARADEYGIDPKFNEKLDIHIHVPAGATPKDGPSAGVTLVTALISALTNTPVSPDVAMTGEISLRGRVLPVGGIKEKILAAVSRGMKKVLIPAQNKKDLAEIPDELRKRIIIKTIERVEDIWPLAKAK; encoded by the coding sequence TTGAGCAGGAAAAAGAACAAATCGCCGGTCAAGCCGACGCGAATCAGGCGCATCACGCCAGATATAGACCAGAAGAAAACCCCTGAGCGCGAGTCTGGAAAGCCGGGCAAGGGCTCCGAGGAACTGCCGGACATCATCGAGGCCCTGACCGGCTCCCCAACCCCGACCACGCCCTTTGCCGAGGGCGACGACGCCTCCGGTCCCGGCCCCGGCGACATCCCCAAAGTGCTGCCCGTGCTCGCCGTGCGCGACATCGTGGTCTTCAACTACATGATCCTGCCGCTCTTCGTGGGGCGCGACAAATCCGTCAAGGCCGTGGACGCGGCCCTGTCCGGCGACCGCTACATCCTCATCCTGACCCAGAAGGACGAGACCGTGGACGATCCGAACCCGGACGAGCTTTACGCCACCGGCACCGTGGGCATGATCATGCGCATGCTCAAGATGCCTGATGGCCGTCTCAAGGTGCTGGTGCAGGGACTGGCCCGGGCCAGGGTCAAGCGGTTCACCGCGAGCGATCCCTACCATATCGCCGAGCTTGAGCCGCTCATGGAGCCGGAAGTGGGCTCCCTGACCAGCGAGCAGGAAGCCCTGATCCGCTCGTCGCGCGAGCAAAGCGAACGCATCCTCTCCCTGCGCGGCATCTCGTCCCAGGACATCATGAGCGTGCTCAACAACGTCAACGAGCCGGGCAGGCTGGCCGACCTCATCGCCAGCAACCTGCGCATGAAGGTCGAGGCCGCCCAGCGCATCCTCGAATGCCACGATCCCATCATCCGCCTTGAGCTGGTCAACAGCCAGCTGCTCAAGGAGGTGGAAGTGGCCAGCATGCAGAACAAGATCCAGACCATGGCCAAGGAAGGCATGGACAAGGCCCAGCGCGACTTCTACCTGCGCGAGCAGCTCAAGGCCATCAAGCGCGAGCTTGGCGACGACGGCGACGAAAGCGAGGAGATGGAGGAGCTCAAGCAGGGGGTGACCAAATCCGGCATGCCCAAGGATGTCATGAAGGAGTGCTTCAAGCAGCTCAGGCGCCTTGAAACCATGCACGCCGAGTCGAGCGAGGCCACGGTCATCCGCACCTACCTCGACTGGATGATCGACCTGCCGTGGAAGAAGCTCTCCCGCGACCGCCTGGACATCAAACTGGCCGAAACGATTCTCAACGAGGACCACTACGACCTGGAAAAGGTCAAGGAGCGCATCCTCGAATACTTGAGCGTACGCAAGCTCAACACCAGGATGAAGGGGCCGATCCTCTGCTTCTCCGGCCCTCCTGGCGTGGGCAAGACCTCCCTTGGCCGCTCCATCGCCCGCAGCCTGGGCCGCAAGTTTCACCGCATGTCCCTTGGCGGCATGCGCGACGAGGCCGAAATCCGCGGCCACCGGCGCACCTACATCGGGGCCATGCCGGGCCGCATCATCCAGGCCATCAAGCAGTGCGGCACGCGCAATCCGGTGATCATGCTCGACGAGATCGACAAGCTCGGCTCGGACTTTCGCGGCGATCCGTCGTCGGCCCTGCTCGAAGTGCTCGATCCGGAGCAGAACTTCTCCTTCACCGACCACTACCTGAACGTGCCCTTTGACCTGTCCAAGGTCATGTTCATCTGCACGGCCAACATGCTCGACTCCATCCCCGGCCCCCTGCGCGACCGCATGGAGATCATCCGCATCCCCGGCTACACCGAGCAGGAAAAGACGGCCATCACGCGGCGCTACATCATCCCCCGGCAGATCCGCGAGAACGGTCTCAAGGAGAGCGAGCTGGCCATCAGCGACAAACTGGTGGCCAAGGTGGTGCGCGAATACACCCGCGAGGCCGGGCTGCGCAACGTGGAGCGCGAGATCGGCACCCTGTGCCGCAAGATGGCACGCAGGAAGGCCGAGGGGGAAAAGGGGCCGTTCAAGATCACGCCCCAGACCCTGCACACCCTGCTCGGCCCGCCCCACTTTCTGGACGACGAAAAGGAGACCGCCCTGCCTCCGGGCGTGGCCGTGGGCCTGGCCTGGACCCCGGTGGGCGGCGAGATGCTGCACATCGAGGTGACCACCATGCCCGGCAAGGGCCAGCTCATCCTCACCGGCAAGCTCGGCGACGTGATGAAGGAGTCGGCCCAGGCCGCCCTGTCCATCGCCCGCGCTCGGGCCGACGAGTACGGCATCGATCCGAAATTCAACGAAAAGCTGGACATCCACATCCATGTCCCGGCAGGGGCCACGCCCAAGGACGGTCCGTCGGCGGGCGTCACCCTGGTCACGGCGCTGATCTCGGCCCTGACCAACACGCCGGTCAGCCCGGACGTGGCCATGACCGGCGAGATCAGCCTGCGCGGCCGCGTCCTGCCCGTGGGCGGCATCAAGGAGAAGATCCTGGCCGCTGTCTCGCGCGGCATGAAGAAGGTCCTCATCCCGGCCCAGAACAAGAAGGACCTGGCCGAGATACCCGACGAGCTGCGCAAGCGCATCATTATCAAGACCATCGAACGGGTCGAGGACATCTGGCCCCTGGCCAAGGCCAAGTAG
- a CDS encoding tetratricopeptide repeat protein — MNQGSGKTGLAGTAGAEAKKTVSGWDFLPGDGAIRCVFSSTSIVKLGQSAMAQRHESTLYWYVEQVEDDLFEARKINAKNVPAGNAEAISLRRLLNEFTPRLAYYEDVVLPAMKDLEKILDQGDRERAHGRLYSAEMQYARARTIEERNVRALYGLGLIFLNRREYSRARMVLSELVDVKAAFDGKNQHLFNEFGIGLRKSGLFDEASAYYRRALDYVKDDENLFYNLARTRYEKGDWEGCLEALIVSNRLNPDLPVARELFRVIVGLADDERLLERYGKPPVPPEVAGRARNLLAAQTGTLVLDEEVVVFDMERGRARMGIGPVPVSGAADATDAGGRAAPDRQSDRPEGAK; from the coding sequence ATGAACCAGGGATCGGGGAAGACTGGCTTGGCGGGAACCGCCGGGGCTGAAGCCAAGAAGACGGTATCGGGTTGGGATTTTCTGCCCGGCGATGGCGCGATTCGGTGTGTCTTTTCCTCCACGTCCATTGTCAAGCTCGGCCAGAGCGCCATGGCCCAGCGTCATGAGAGCACCCTCTACTGGTATGTGGAGCAGGTGGAGGACGACCTGTTCGAGGCGCGCAAGATCAACGCCAAGAACGTGCCCGCCGGCAACGCGGAGGCCATCTCCCTGCGCCGGCTGCTCAACGAGTTCACCCCCCGCCTCGCCTATTACGAGGATGTGGTTCTTCCGGCCATGAAGGATCTCGAAAAGATCCTTGACCAGGGCGACCGCGAGCGTGCCCACGGGCGCCTTTACAGCGCGGAGATGCAGTATGCCAGGGCCAGGACCATCGAGGAGCGCAACGTCCGCGCCCTGTACGGCCTGGGGCTTATCTTCCTGAACCGCCGCGAGTATTCGCGCGCCCGGATGGTCCTTTCGGAACTGGTGGATGTCAAGGCCGCCTTTGACGGCAAGAACCAGCACCTGTTCAACGAGTTCGGCATCGGGCTGCGCAAATCCGGCCTGTTTGACGAGGCCAGCGCCTACTATCGGCGCGCCCTGGATTACGTCAAGGATGACGAGAACCTGTTTTACAACCTTGCGCGCACCCGCTACGAGAAGGGCGACTGGGAGGGGTGCCTTGAGGCGCTCATCGTCTCCAACAGGCTCAATCCCGACCTGCCCGTGGCCCGCGAGCTTTTCCGGGTCATCGTGGGGCTGGCCGATGATGAGCGGCTGCTGGAGCGGTACGGCAAGCCTCCGGTGCCGCCGGAGGTGGCTGGCCGGGCCAGGAACCTGCTGGCTGCGCAGACCGGTACCCTGGTTCTGGACGAGGAAGTGGTGGTCTTCGACATGGAGCGGGGCCGGGCGCGCATGGGTATTGGCCCGGTGCCGGTCTCAGGGGCGGCTGACGCGACAGACGCGGGCGGGCGCGCCGCGCCGGACAGGCAATCGGACAGGCCGGAGGGTGCAAAATGA
- a CDS encoding tetratricopeptide repeat protein — protein MSKKTGAVKPEAGTSDLARISDAGGSVRCVFSALDELRVGTGTTTRKHLSRIYWYVEELDEERFSLRRINSHHVPSGDEVVVTLKELVANYTPEVEFFEGNTIPALELLQEYLDEGTEQRAKGKLYSAQDSFGRALGLDEGNVRALFNLGLIALALNDLDKARDTMRELLKIRSTFTGKDQHLFNEFGIALRKNGLFEEASAYYAKALEFVEDDEHLYYNLARTNYERGHWAECIDAIGRSRSLNPGLAATSQLGELIVELANNDSLREQYNKPPIPDDLAVGLAGLMRAERPTLPASDGSGAETLESGRARAGTGPTDIEPASDSGNQAGTGVSREDLKFDI, from the coding sequence ATGAGCAAAAAGACCGGCGCGGTTAAGCCGGAAGCGGGCACGAGCGATCTGGCCCGGATCAGTGACGCGGGCGGGAGCGTCAGGTGCGTTTTTTCCGCCCTGGATGAGTTGCGTGTGGGTACTGGCACGACCACGCGCAAGCATTTGAGCAGAATCTACTGGTATGTGGAGGAGCTGGACGAGGAACGCTTTTCCCTGCGCCGGATCAACTCCCACCATGTGCCAAGCGGGGACGAGGTGGTCGTCACCCTCAAGGAGTTGGTCGCCAACTACACGCCCGAGGTGGAGTTTTTCGAGGGCAACACGATCCCGGCCCTTGAGCTGCTTCAGGAGTATCTTGACGAAGGCACGGAACAGCGCGCCAAGGGCAAGCTCTACAGCGCGCAGGACAGCTTTGGCCGCGCCCTGGGCCTGGACGAGGGGAACGTCCGCGCCCTGTTCAACCTCGGCCTCATCGCCCTGGCTCTGAACGACCTGGACAAGGCGCGCGACACCATGCGCGAGCTGCTCAAGATCCGCTCCACCTTCACGGGCAAGGACCAGCACCTGTTCAACGAGTTCGGCATTGCCCTGCGCAAGAACGGACTGTTCGAGGAGGCCTCGGCATATTATGCCAAGGCCCTGGAATTCGTGGAGGATGACGAACACCTTTATTACAACCTGGCCCGCACCAACTACGAGCGCGGCCACTGGGCGGAGTGCATCGATGCCATCGGCAGGAGCCGCTCCCTCAACCCCGGCCTGGCGGCCACCAGCCAGCTCGGCGAATTGATAGTCGAGCTGGCCAACAACGACAGCCTGCGCGAGCAGTACAACAAGCCGCCCATACCGGACGACCTCGCCGTGGGGCTGGCCGGGCTCATGCGCGCCGAGCGGCCCACCCTGCCCGCCAGCGACGGCAGCGGGGCCGAGACCCTGGAATCTGGCCGGGCCAGAGCCGGGACCGGACCGACCGATATCGAGCCAGCCTCGGACTCGGGAAATCAAGCCGGAACAGGCGTCTCCCGCGAGGACCTGAAGTTCGACATCTGA
- a CDS encoding FmdB family zinc ribbon protein: MPIFEYQCDDCGNEFEELVFDRDECPPCPKCASAKTSKLMSAVRSKVGGASPDSGSDSAPAPAASSSGCAGCSGGNCSSCH, encoded by the coding sequence ATGCCCATATTCGAATACCAGTGCGACGACTGCGGCAACGAATTCGAGGAACTCGTCTTTGACAGGGACGAATGCCCGCCCTGCCCCAAGTGCGCCTCCGCAAAGACCAGCAAGCTCATGAGCGCGGTGCGCTCAAAGGTCGGCGGTGCCAGCCCGGATTCGGGCAGCGACTCCGCCCCGGCCCCGGCTGCGTCCTCCAGCGGCTGCGCGGGCTGCTCCGGCGGCAACTGCTCCAGCTGCCATTGA
- a CDS encoding acylphosphatase, with product MKEAHCTVHGKVQGVWFRAWTADMALELGVTGWVRNRPDGSVETVGQGGAEALERFVERLHQGPPLARVTRVDTDWRQADEPFTRFSVAG from the coding sequence ATGAAAGAGGCGCACTGCACGGTTCACGGCAAGGTCCAGGGCGTCTGGTTCCGGGCCTGGACAGCCGACATGGCCCTTGAGCTGGGCGTCACCGGCTGGGTCCGCAACCGGCCCGACGGCAGCGTGGAAACCGTGGGCCAGGGCGGGGCCGAGGCCCTGGAGCGATTCGTGGAGCGGCTGCACCAGGGGCCGCCCCTGGCCAGGGTGACGCGCGTGGACACCGACTGGCGCCAAGCGGACGAACCGTTCACCCGTTTTTCCGTCGCGGGCTGA
- the cobT gene encoding nicotinate-nucleotide--dimethylbenzimidazole phosphoribosyltransferase produces the protein MRTDLQAALAAIRPLDRSLTGRGQAHIDNLTKPKGSLGRLEELALQLFLIQGGEPPQADPMRIYTVAGDHGVNEEGVSLFPQEVTRQMVLNFLRGGAGINVLAATAGAQLYVVDAGSCGGGYDEHPRLIQAKIAPGTANLAKGPAMTEAQCLRALMLGVSLADRALADGVRVLGTGDMGISNTTPSTALYCAYLGLDPQAVTGPGTGLGKAEVAKKAEVVRRGLAVNREAVESGDPLAVLAALGGLEIATLAGLILGGARNRQLVCVDGFISTVAYVAAFKLCPAVADYCVISHASAEPGHAEAVRALGLKPLLDLGFRLGEGTGAACAMYLVRSAADMYTKMATFADAGVSASTE, from the coding sequence ATGCGCACAGATTTGCAGGCGGCCCTGGCCGCCATCCGTCCCCTGGACCGCTCCCTGACCGGGCGCGGTCAGGCCCACATCGACAACCTGACCAAGCCCAAAGGCAGCCTGGGCCGCCTTGAGGAGCTGGCCTTGCAGCTCTTTCTCATCCAGGGCGGGGAGCCGCCCCAGGCAGACCCCATGCGCATCTACACCGTGGCCGGGGATCACGGCGTCAACGAGGAGGGCGTGAGCCTGTTTCCCCAGGAGGTCACCCGGCAGATGGTGCTCAACTTCCTGCGCGGCGGGGCTGGCATCAACGTGCTGGCCGCCACTGCCGGGGCGCAGCTCTACGTGGTCGATGCCGGATCGTGCGGCGGCGGCTACGACGAGCATCCCCGGCTGATCCAGGCCAAGATCGCGCCGGGCACGGCCAATCTGGCCAAGGGTCCGGCCATGACCGAAGCGCAGTGCCTGCGCGCGCTCATGCTCGGCGTGTCCCTGGCCGACCGCGCCCTGGCCGACGGGGTCCGGGTGCTGGGCACCGGCGACATGGGCATCTCCAACACCACGCCCTCCACCGCCCTGTACTGCGCCTATCTGGGCCTGGACCCGCAGGCCGTGACCGGCCCTGGCACCGGCCTGGGCAAGGCCGAGGTGGCGAAAAAGGCGGAGGTGGTCCGGCGCGGGCTGGCCGTCAACCGCGAGGCCGTGGAATCCGGCGACCCGCTGGCCGTGCTGGCCGCGCTCGGCGGGCTGGAGATAGCGACCCTGGCCGGGCTGATCCTGGGCGGTGCCAGGAACCGTCAGTTGGTCTGCGTGGACGGCTTCATCTCCACCGTCGCCTATGTGGCCGCCTTCAAGCTCTGCCCCGCGGTGGCCGACTACTGCGTCATCAGCCACGCCTCTGCCGAGCCGGGCCACGCCGAGGCGGTCAGGGCGCTTGGCCTCAAACCCCTGCTCGATCTCGGCTTCCGCCTGGGCGAGGGCACGGGCGCGGCCTGCGCCATGTACCTCGTCAGGAGCGCGGCGGACATGTATACGAAAATGGCGACCTTTGCCGACGCAGGGGTGTCGGCGTCAACGGAGTAG
- a CDS encoding DNA polymerase III subunit delta, with product MQRTRYLILVCPDPQLIKTQIEQRLAASGQQGWEVKPFWGDDDEPLPAAFWTDLTIKSLFAQPKALVIRRAHALRAEHWDKLDAGVKGVSADILPIFCLEGEWKGKKPSIPATLSRRTIYKKARDEGWVWESAGLDQASLGGFVKAWAKERGVTFEPGADRALVAALPADAVAVRLELDKLDLAAGDSRLVRREHVELVAPVGEMEFFDLMDALGRRGAEVAVWKRVLGDHLKKSQDRMLFNLIGYLASQARMYWMLMSGEEALVKAHPYVKQLKTEVARRLGRQGVARMIDLALESELSVKTGARHHEEVLDVLVAGLIDLFQPRQTAR from the coding sequence ATGCAGCGCACCCGATACCTCATCCTCGTCTGCCCTGACCCGCAGCTGATCAAGACGCAGATCGAGCAGCGCCTTGCCGCGTCCGGCCAGCAGGGGTGGGAGGTCAAGCCCTTCTGGGGCGATGACGACGAGCCGCTGCCCGCCGCCTTCTGGACCGACCTGACCATCAAGAGCCTCTTCGCCCAGCCCAAGGCGCTGGTCATCCGCCGCGCCCACGCCCTCAGGGCCGAGCATTGGGACAAGCTCGACGCCGGGGTCAAGGGAGTGTCAGCCGACATCCTGCCCATCTTCTGCCTGGAGGGCGAGTGGAAGGGCAAGAAGCCGTCGATTCCGGCCACCCTGTCGCGCCGGACCATCTACAAGAAGGCCAGGGACGAGGGGTGGGTGTGGGAATCTGCCGGACTGGATCAGGCGTCCCTGGGCGGGTTTGTCAAGGCGTGGGCCAAAGAGCGCGGGGTCACCTTTGAGCCCGGTGCGGACCGCGCCCTGGTGGCGGCCCTGCCTGCCGATGCCGTGGCCGTGCGCCTGGAGCTGGACAAGCTCGATCTGGCCGCAGGCGACAGCAGGCTCGTGCGCCGCGAGCATGTGGAGCTGGTGGCCCCGGTGGGCGAGATGGAATTCTTCGACCTCATGGACGCCCTGGGCCGACGCGGGGCCGAGGTGGCGGTGTGGAAGCGCGTGCTCGGCGACCACCTCAAGAAATCCCAGGACAGGATGCTCTTCAACCTCATCGGCTATCTGGCCAGCCAGGCCCGCATGTACTGGATGCTCATGAGCGGTGAGGAGGCCCTGGTCAAGGCCCACCCCTACGTCAAGCAGCTCAAGACCGAGGTGGCCCGGCGGCTGGGCCGCCAGGGCGTGGCCCGGATGATAGACCTGGCCCTGGAATCGGAACTGAGCGTCAAGACCGGCGCGCGCCACCACGAGGAGGTCCTCGACGTACTGGTGGCCGGGCTCATCGATTTGTTCCAGCCCCGGCAGACGGCCCGATGA